GACCACCAGAAGCAGGGCGGCGATCATGGCCAGCAGCGGCCAGATGACTCGATCGCGGGTGACTGGGGCGATTCCCGTGGGGACGAAGAGCGGCGAAGGCTCCTGCGACAGGCTCAGCGATCGACCTCCCGTCGCCTCCGCCACACGGAGAAGGGGGATCGAGTCATCCTGAAACGAGCGATGCTCGCGATTCGCCCGCGCGGTGAAGGCAGCTTGCGCTGAGTGCGTGGTGCCGCCCGTGCGCCAGCGCACCGCCACGAGATGGAGGGGCGCCTCCGGCAACTCGACGCGACCCTGGAAGTGCCCGCGCGACACCTGCGCGAGGGGAAGCGAGATCGCGGCATGCCCCTGCGGCACGATGATCGCCACGGCACCATCCACGATCTCTCCGGCACCAAGTGATGCACCGAGATCAACCGAAAGGAGCCCGCTCCCCGGAGTGGTCGCCAGATCAAGGCGGGCCAATCTTGACGCGGGCTTCGCGGTCCATCGAACCTGACGAGTCCAGAAGAGATCGAAGCCGGGCCAGCGGACCCATGACGAGGCCCAGCGCGGCGAGGCATCGCTCGTGAAGCAGAGGACTCGACCGACGCCATGATTCCATCGAGCGGCGATGGGATCACCGCCGGGACCTCGCAAGGTCACCTCCGCGAGTCCGCCGCGATCGGCCGTGACGACATAGCCCTCGAGCGCCGGCAGCGGCGCGATCTCGGTGATCCACGGGTCGAGGCCCGTCGGTGCGGGTTCAAAGGGGTCGACTTCGGCAATCAGCGTGCGACGGAGGAAGTTCGCCTCCTGGATGAAGATGGAGGTGATCGCATCGCGGCCCTCACTTCCGACGACCGGATGGAAGTTGCCACCACCAGCTTCAGAGATGGCTCGAAGCGTCTCCGCGCCAGCACCTTCCGCAATGCCGACGGCGCTCACCGTGATGCCCGCACGCGCGAGTGTGGAGGCAATGGCGATCCCCTCGCCGACGGTCCCCATCGTCTCTCCATCGGAGACGACAAGGATGTGCCGCACACTCCCGCGATCCTGGAGGAGCATTGATCCCGCGGATTCAAGCGCGGGGAAGAGATTGGTTCCACCGCCCGGCCGAATAGTCCTGATGGCCGTTGCGAGGCGCGATGGATTGGAGTTCGCCATCAGCGGCTGCACAACGGAGTGACTCCCCGCGAACGCGATGACTCCAACAAGGTCCTGCCGGGAGAGCGTGTTGAGCGCCGCAACGGCGGCGTCGCAGGCGACATCGATACGGCTCGCGTTGGCGCCAGGAACCGTCGCGCTCATCGACCCCGAGACATCGATCACGATGACGAGTGCGCCGCGCAGGACCTGCCGTTCCACCTTCGGCTCAAGGAGCACCGGGAGGACGCCTTCCACGGGAGAGCCCTGCCAGCCGCCTGCGCCGAAACTTCGCGGCCCACCCACGACGAGCAATCCCACGCCGAAGTCGTGGACCGCACTGGCAAGGTCTCGCGTCTGCTGCGGCAAGAACGACCAGATGGGTTGGTCAACCATGACGACGGCATCGAAGGAGATCCACTCGGCGAGCGTCTCCGGCGCCTCGCGCCCGCTCGCCTCGATGACTTCCATGTCCGAGTTCTGGAGCGCGCGAACCAACGGTCGGGCGTCATCGGTCGAGTCGGTGAGAAGAAGGATGCGCTGGCGGCCCGGGGTCACGAAGGTGACCGCCGTCGCTTCGTTGTTCTCCATGCGCGTGTCCCACGACACTCCCGCCTCATCGCGCGCGGGCTCGAACACCGCGCGAGCGCGGACGGGACCGCCATCACCCACGACCGCGCGCGTGTTCACTTCATTGAGACCGACGCGGAGCGAAACTGGCACGGAGATCTGCTCGGGAGACCCGCCGGCAACGATGATCCTCAGCACGCCCTCGGCCTCGGTGGCCGAGCGCAACAGCGTGCGCAGGCGAATCTCGCTGCCGGGCGTCGCCGATGCCGGGACATCCAATGACTCGACGACAACCTCGCGTTCGAGTCGGTAGGTGAGGGGAAGCACATCGATCGGAATGCCGAGGGCCGCGGCGATCGGCGCGAGGCGCTCGACTTCGCCCGCGGTCTCGTTGCCATCGCTCGCAAGCACGAGGCGCGTGGCGGCATCGCCGGGCACGATCGTGAGCGCAAGCCGGAGGGCCTCCTCGAGGTTCGTCTGGCTGGGATCCGCCTGAACTCCGCTGAAGAGTGGCTCGGCGCCTGGCGCTGGGAGCTGTCGAATGACCGGCGCGGCACCGGCGGAGACGACACCCACGCGCAGACCCGGCGGCGCGTCGACCCCGGCGCTCCGTCGCAGCCACTCTTCGGCTTGCGAGGCCACGGACCGAGGAACACTGGCCGAGTCATCGATGATCACGATCACCGCGTGATCGCGCGCGGTCCACTGCACGCGCGGTTGCGAGAGGGCCGCCATGAGCAGCACCATGATCGAGAGGCGCAGCATCGATGAGAGGCGCCATCGCCACGGCTCGATGACTGAGCCGCTTCGCCATGCGACGGCGAGCACCATGATGATCGCCAGCACGATGCCGATCAGCCAGAGCGGCTGTTCGAAGCGCAAGCCAAGGAAGGCGAATGAGCCCGCGGTGCCGGTCATGCCTGGCGATCTTAGCGCATGGGACGAGGCTTCCAAGTGGTCAAAGCGAGGTGGCGCTATGGGTTCAACGCGACGCCTCGCCGCCTTGCGCTTCTCGCGTGGTTGTCGCATGACCGCGGTCATGCGCCTCGAGCGACTCACTCAACCTGCAGCGAATGCTGACAATCAGGCACCGCGCGTCGGCGGAACCGGCGAGTCGACGAATGCCAGCGGATCGGATGACTGAGCCGGGCCTTCCCCATCGTGCAGCGGGCTGAAGCGACTGCCGACGAGCGCGATGCGTCGATTGGGGTTCGGCTGCCGAGGCAGGTAGGGCCACACGAGGTAGACGATGGCCACGCACGCCACCGAACCGAGCCAGGTCCAGCCCGTCCAGCCCATGAAGACGAAGAGCGCCGTCATCGAGAGGATGAGAAGCGCGGCGGGGATCATCCCCTCCCACGCCAGTCGCATGAGCTGATCGAAGCGGAATCGCGGAAGCGTCCATCGCAGCGCCATGGCGAAGGCAATCAGCAGGAAGACCTTCGCCATGACGACCAGCCACTGAATCAGGATGAGACCGAGACCGCCTTCGAGCGGGAGATCGGGCCCGAACGGCAGCGGGTTGATGCTGAAGCCACCGAGGAAGAGCAGCGTGAAGAAGGCCGCGCCGGTGACCATGTGGAAGTACTCACCCAGGAAAAAGACCGCGAACTTCATGCTCGAGTACTCGGTGTGGTAGCCACCGACGAGTTCGCTCTCCGCCTCGGCCATGTCGAAGGGCGCGCGATTGCTCTCGGCCAGCATGCACGCGTAGAAGATGATGGCCGCGACCGGCTGATGCAGCAGGTTCCACCCCTGCCCTCGCTGGCTCTCGATGATCCCGTACGGCTCGACCGTGCCCGCGACGAGCACCACGCAGAGGAGCGCGAGCCCCATTGGGATCTCGTAGGAGATCATCTGAGCGCTCGCCCGCAACCCGCCGAGGAAGCTGTACTTGCTGTTGCTCGCCCAGCCGCCCAGCGCGACGCCGTATACCGAAAGGCTCGCGGCGGCGAGCAGATAGATCAGACCGACATTGACATCGGCACCGGTGATCTTGACGGTCATGCCCTCGACGCCGAGCCTCTCCGCCAAGCCGAAAGGAAGCGTTGAGAGGTCGAGCATTCCCGCCCAGGGAATGATCACGAAGGCAATGATCGCCGGCACCATGATGAAGCCCGGCGCCATCTTGAAGAGGGCGACATCAACCCCGCGTGGGTTGTAGTCCTCCTTCATGATGAACTTGAGGCCATCGGCGATCGGCTGAAGGAGGCCCTTCGGTCCCACCCGGTTCGGCCCCACGCGGTCCTGCATCCATGCACTCAGCTTGCGCTCCAGCAGAATCGCGTAGGCGCAGCAGACCAGGATCACATGGAGCATCACGAAGATGACGATGATGCTCACGATCACCTGGAGCATCACCGGCGAGAGGCTCGTCGAGGTGGATGCAAGGGGCCCCGGCGCGGTGAAGAGGGACGAGACCGGCATGGCGGCGTCGGCAAGGGCGCCGACCGGGGGCGGGGTCATGGGGGAGGCATCTTAGAGTCTGCCCGGAGCCTGCGCGGCCGGTGATTGGCGGGGCGGGGGCGGGCTACGCGAAGCCACGATCGGACACGCCTGCGCTTGCGGAGTTGACGACCCGGGAGGTTCCGCGCCGCAATCTCCGGGGAGTCATCACCGGGGATTTCGTGAGACCTCGACCGGGAGTTGTGCCAGGAGTTGCCGAATGGCAAGGCCGAGCGTCGGATGCGTCAGGTCCGGAGCAATCTCAGCAAGTGGCGCAAGGACGAAGCGGCGCTCATGAAGCCGAGGGTGGGGCATTCGAAGCTCGGGAAGCTCGATGATGACCGCAGTCGGGGCCGGCTGAGTGTGGGGCAATCGATCGGATGCGTGTGCCCCGTCGGGCGCGCCGGTGTCGCCTTCGGCCACGGTCTCCATCAGCAGCAGGTCGAGATCGATGGTGCGAGGTTCGTTGCGAAGTCCGGGTGATCGCTCTCGGCCAAGAGAGCGCTCGATGTCGAGGAGTGCATTGAGCAGAGTGACGGCGACCGCCGCGGGTGAGGCAACATCGCCGGGCGACTCATGGCCGGTGAGTGTCGCGCTGCCGCCATCACCCGTGACAAGCAGTTCCGCCGCCGCGTTCAGGTAGAGCCCCTGCACGGCGGGTCCGCCGACGGGTGTCGTCTCGTGAAGTGCGCTGCGGGCCACGACGCGCACGCCGGGCAGCCGATCGATCCGCTGGAGCGCGTCGGAGATCGAGGCGCGCCGATCGCCGAGGTTCGAGCCGAGTGCGATCCACGCGCGATACCGCGTGGCGCATCCGGCGGTCTGGCGACGGCCGTCGGCGCCGATCTCGCCCATCACACTCTCGCGGGATCGCGACCAGCCGCGGCCGGCGCGGCGCGCGGTCGAGCGAGCGCGGGGAAGTAGTCCTGCACGGCGCTCACATCCCAGCGCCCCTGCCGAAGCGCGGAGATCGCCTGCACCGCCGCTCGCATTCCGGCGATGGTGGTCACGATCGGAATTCCCGAGCGCACGGCACTGGCGCGGATGATGCCTTCGTCGGTGTTCCCGCCCTTGCGAGTGGGCGTGTTGAGGATGAGGTTGATCTCTCCGCTGCGGACCTTGTCGAGCACATTCGGGCGGGTGCCTTCGGAGATCTTCGCGATGACGGTTGTCTCGACGCCGAAGTTCTCGAGTTCGGCGTGGGTGCCGCTGGTCGCAAAGACCTTGAAGCCCATGCTCAGCAGCGAGCGCGCGACATCGACGACCTGGGCCTTGTCCTCGCTGCGGACCGAGAGGAAGACATTGCCGCTGGTTGGCAGGAAGACGCCGGTGGCGGCTTGCGCCTTCGCGAAGGCGACGGGCAATGATCGGTCGGCGCCCATCACCTCGCCCGTCGAGCGCATCTCGGGACCGAGGATGACATCGACGCCGGGGAACTTCGTGAAGGGGAAGACAGACTCCTTCACCGCGAAGAAGCCGGTCCCGGTGACTTCCTTCACGCCCAGTTCGTCGAGTGTCGCGCCCATCATCGCCTGCGCGGCCAATCGGGCAAAGGGCACGCCCTTCGCCTTGCTGATGAAGGGCGCGGTTCGACTGGCGCGAGGATTCACCTCGAGGATGTAGAGCGACTCGTCCTTCACGGCCATCTGCACATTCATCAGGCCGCGGACTCGCAGCTTGCGGGCGAGTTCCATCGCCTGCTCGCGAATGCGCTTCACCATGGCCGGTGGCAGCGAGTAGGGCGGCGTGGTGCAGGTCGAGTCGCCGGAGTGAATGCCTGCCTCCTCGATGTGCTCCATCACGCCGCAGACGACGGCGCGTGGCTTCGGCGAGCGCTGCGGCACGAGCGCGCTTCGAGTCCCCTCGTGCGGCTCAAAGTCGGCCACGACATCGACATCGACCTCGATCGCATCGGAGAGGAAGCGATCAATGAGCACCGGGGCGTCCTTGAGTTCGCTCACATTGACGGCGCTCGTCATGTAGCGGCGCAGCGAGGCCTCGTCGAAACAGGTCTCCATGCCGCGCCCGCCGAGGACATAGCTCGGACGCACCAGCACGGGGTAGCCGATGTCGCCCGCGATTCGGACCGCCTCATCGAGCGATCGTGCAATGCCCGCCTCGGGCTGGCGGAAGCCGACATCGTGGAGAAGGGCCTTGAAGCGATCGCGATCCTCCGCAAGGTCGATCGAATCGAGGCCGGTCCCAAGGAGCGGCACGCCCGCCTTCGCCAATCCATGCGCCAGATTGAGCGGCGTCTGCCCTCCGAACTGCACGATGCAACCGACGACTCGGCCCGGTCTGTCGCTCTTGCCTGGCCCACCGCCGTTGAGCCGCTCGACGACATTGAGAACATCTTCGAGCGTCAGCGGCTCGAAGAACAGCAGATCGCTCGTGTCGTAGTCGGTCGACACGGTCTCGGGATTCGAGTTGATCATCACGCTCTCGAAGCCCATGTCGCGGCAGGCGAAGGCCGCCTGGCAGCAGCAGTAGTCGAACTCGATGCCCTGACCGATCCGGTTGGGTCCGCCGCCGAGAATGACCACCTTCGGACGATCAGTGCGGCGCACTTCGTCGTCCGCAGCCGGGGTGCCGGGCGCCGCGTGCCCGCGGCCCTTGGACGAGGCGGAGCGTTCACTTCCAACCTCGGCGCCGGGAGCGAATGGACGCTCGTAGGTGCTGTAGTAGTAGGGCGTGACCGCTTCGAACTCTGCGGCGCAGGTGTCGACCAGCTTGTAGACCGGCTCGATGCCGAGCGCCTGGCGATGCGCGCGCACCCTCAAGATGGTGTCCGGCGTGATCTCGCCGAGGTAGAGGTTGGCAAGCTGGGCGTCGGAGTAGCCGAGCGCCTTCGCCTCGAAGAGCGTCTCCTTCGGCAGGTCCTCGAGTTTCGCATGACGCGTCAGCTCATCCTCGAACTCGACGAGTTGGGCCATCTGGTCGAGGAACCACGGATCCACGCCGGAAAGCTCGTGAATTCGCTCGATCGACCACCCCATCTTGAGGGCGTAGCGGATGTAGGAGAGGCGACCCTGACTCGGCACGCTGAGTTTGCGCACCAGCTTCGCCTCGGGAATCGGGAAGATCGGTTCGCCCTCGGGTGTCGCCGCAGCGCCGTCGCCGCTCGGGCGCCGCGCCTCGAGCCACTTGTCATGGCGATCGAGTCCGAAGCCGAAGCGCTTCACCTCCATGCTGCGGATGGCCTTCTGAAGCGCTTCCTTGAAGGTGCGCCCGATGCTCATCGCCTCGCCGACTGACTTCATCTGCGTTGTCAGCGTCTCGTCAGCCTCCGGGAACTTCTCGAAGGTCCAGCGCGGCATCTTGACCACGACATAGTCGATCGACGGCTCGAAGCAGGCGCTGGTGTTGCCGGTGATGTCGTTGCGAAGCTCGTCGAGCGTGTAGCCCACGGCGAGCTTGGCGGCGATCTTGGCGATGGGGAAGCCGGTGGCCTTCGAGGCCAGTGCCGAGCTTCGGCTCACGCGCGGGTTCATCTCCACCACCACCATCTCCCCATCCTTCGGGTTGATGGCGAACTGCACATTGGAGCCACCAGTCTCGACGCCGACGGCGCGCATGATCGCGAACGCCGCGTCGCGCATGCGCTGGTACTCCTTGTCCGTGAGCGTCATGATCGGCGCCACGGTGATCGAGTCGCCCGTGTGCACACCCATGGCGTCGATGTTCTCGATCCCGCAGACGATGATGCAGTTGTCGCGCTTGTCGCGGACGACCTCGAGCTCGTACTCCTTCCAGCCGAGCACGCTCTTGTCGATCAGCACCTGGCCGATCATGCTCGCGGCGATGCCGCGACGGACGATCTCCTCAAACTCCTCGAGGTTGTAGGCAATGCCTCCGCCGGTCCCGCCCAGCGTGAACGCGGGGCGGATGATGGCGGGAAGGCCGATCTCCTGGAGGAAGGCACGGGCATCGTCAAGGTTCGTGACCGTGCGCGAGGGCGGCTGCTTCAACCCCAGCCGTTCGACGATGGCGCGGAACTCCTCCCGATCCTCGGCGCGCTGGATGGCCGCGCGGTTTGCACCGATCAACTCGACGCCGAACTCCTTCAGCGTGCCTTCATCGTGCAATCGGCAGGCGCAGTTGAGCGCCGTCTGGCCGCCGAGCGTCGGCAGAAGCGCATCGATCGGCGTGCCGAGCGCCTGCTCCTTGGCGAGGATCTTGCGAACCGCCTCGGGGGTGATCGGCTCAATGTAAGTTCGATCGCTGAACCCGGGATCGGTCATGATCGTGGCCGGGTTCGAGTTGATGAGCACGACCCGGTAGCCCTCTTCGCGCAGTGCCTTGCACGCCTGGGTTCCGGAGTAGTCGAACTCGCAGCCCTGACCAATGACGATCGGGCCTGATCCGATGATGAGGATGGTGTGGATGTCGTCGCGTCGCGGCATGGAGCGATCCGCGACGGGGTCGGGCTGGCTCGGAAGGGCGGCGGACCCCCGCTCATGCCCGATCCGAGTCCTGTCCGCGCGAATCCTGCCCACTATACAGGGCCTTTGGTCGAAAGATGGGCCATGGTGTGCCGCCCGAGCAGGTTGGCCGAGATTCCAGCGAGTCAGACGCACGGATTCGGCCATTGGCGACGACAATCTCTGCGTAGAAACGAGGTGACCATGGTGAGCCGCATCGCAGGACCGTCGGTGTTCGCCTCGGGGACAAGCCCGCTGGCTGCCGCATGGCGACGGTTCGGCGTGTCGGCGGTTGTGATGGTCGCAGTAGTTCCCGCGTCGGCCGTCAGAGCGGCCTGGGCAGTCGAGATGGCGGAGAACTCCGCGGCTCGGCTGACCACGCTGACCGCGCCGACCACGCAGGCAGCGACGCCACCGAGTCCCGACCGAGCGCCAGCCAAGGCTCCCGGTTCTCCGAGCCCCGATGCGCCGACGACGCCCTCGCCCGATCGAACTGTTCCGGATCCTGCGGCTCAGCCGGCTGCGCCTGAAGATCGGTCTGCTCCGCCTTCAACCAGGTCCGTTCCCGCTTCTAGACCGGTGATCTGTGACATCGTGGTGCGGGGCTACGACCGTACCCGCCCCGCCGACGCCGTCGTCGAACCCGGGCCTGCGGTGATCTCAGGCGCGCTCGTCTATACGCGCGTCGATGTTGATCTCGACGAAGCACCCCTCGCGAGCGCCCTGAGTGCGCTCGCCCGGGCGGCGAAAGTGAACATTCTGCCGATCTTCAGACCGGCGCCCGATCGACCCGGGCTTGATCGCGCGGTAACCGTGTCACTCTCGCTCGACAATGTCACTGCGCTCGAAGCGCTCGAGTCAATCCTTCTGGCGGGCACTGGGCTCATCGATGCCACCTGGCAGATTCGTGGCAACATCATCGAGTGCGCCCCGAAGGTGATCCTCGCCGATTCGAGCCGGCGCGAGATCCGTACCCATGACATCAGCGACTTGCGCTTCGAGATTCCGAACTTCAGTCCAAGACTTCCGAAGGGAACCGATCGACGGAAGCCCAAGGAGGTCACCGCGGACTTCGTGCGGATGATCGTGACTCAGGTCGAGCCGGATGCGTGGCGCGAGCCCACCGGCGGCAGCGACGACCCTTCGTCCCTCGGCCAAGCAACCCCCTCCGGTGCCGCACCGACCCCTGCCCACAACCTCTTCACCGACGACACCGACGAACAGCGCAAGGAATTCTTTGTCCGGGGTCAATGGGCATCGCTTCACCTGAAGAACGACCGCTTGCTTGTGATCAACGCACCGGGCTTCATCCACCGCCAGCTCGAGGGAATGGGCCCGCTCGTACCCCCGGCGGCGAGTGCCGAGCCCCGCCGCAGGTGATGACCGCGGTGATTGCCCCCCGGGGGCGGGGAGCGCGATGAAGCAACGGCGCTCGCCACCTGAGCACCGAACACCCATCCGAACAACGGGAGGTCGGCCGCGGGCATGAAACAACGACGCCCGCCACCTGAGTGACGGGCGTCGTGTCATCTCTCTCCTGCTACCGGGGGCGAGCCCCGAGAAGGAAAACAGTCTCAATCAGTTGCGTCGACGGCGAGCCACGAGGCCAGCCAGGCCGACGAGCGCGAGGGCGCCCGGGGCCGGGATCACATTGTAGTCGTAGATCACCGAGATCGTGCCCTCGGCCTCGAAGTCGAAGATGTCGAGAATGGCGTTGCCACCACCGACGATGCCGAAGATTCCGGTGCCGCTGTAGTTGACATCGAAGGTCTGGCCGGCGCCGGTGTACAGCGGGAAGAAGATCGCGTTCGCTGTCGAGAAGCTGTCGAGGAAAATGCCCTTGATGGTGCCGAAGTCGTAGATGTCGCCATCGTTGAGCACGGGCGAATCAGCCGTCTCGAAGATGCCGCCGCCGAGGTTGAAGAGCAGGCCGTCGCTGGCGTTCGTGCTGCCCGAGACTCCAACGGTGATGACCTGCGGACCGGCGAAGCTCTCCGCGATCACGCTGGCGCGCATCGAAACATCGTAAATGAAGGTGATCGACTTCAGGACATGGAGGCCGCCGTTGTCATCGAACTTGTCGAGGGCAACGACTCCACCGAAGGGAACCGACGACGGGCCAAATGTAGCGCTGCTGATCTGGATGTCCGCTGACGCGGCTGCCGAGATCGCAAGCATCGAACCGAGGGCAAGAATCTTCTTCATGGGGGAACACTTTCTCCAGTTGTCCACGCACTTGCGTGGGGCTTTTCCTCTGCTGCGTACGGAAGGCGGTAACAACCGCCGACCCAACTGGCCGCTGCCTGATCGCAGCCGGACCAGAGCCGAGAGATTACTCTTTCGGCCCGCAATGGCAAGATCGGTGAGGAACTTTGTGCAAAAAGCACACTCGCTGCGGACAGCATGTTGACAATGCCCGGGCGGTGTCCTGCCGGATCAGGTGACCCGATCGGGTCGATGACCGAATGGCCACTTGTCCCCCGGAAGTTTCCGTGGGAATGCGATCAAGGTGCCGAAAAGCCGACCGTCTGAAGGTCAGCCTCGCGGTGCGTTCAGTGCATCGCGACGGGCCTGCTTCCGCTTGCCCTGGGCCTTCACATGGCCAAGGATGCGAGTTTCAAGGCCGCGCGTCTTGAGCCTTCGCGCCTTGACGGCAGAATCTGCGCCTTCCAGCGGCGAGCGGACCTTCCCACGGCCCTTGAGCCTGGGGAGCCGCGGCGCGAGCGAAGCGGTCGACGAACCGAGGTCGTTGCTGGGCAGGAGGACTGTCGCCGGGAGGTTCAAGCCACGCGCTGCCTTCCCCTTGGCGCGACCGGCCCGAGGGCTCTGAGAGTTCGACGCCTTGGTCCCCGCCGAGCTCTTGCCGCTGCCGGACGATGCCGACTGGCCAGCCCGGGCGCTTGCCTTGGTGCCCTTGGCGACACCCTTGGATGTGCCCTTGGACCGCGGGGCAACGGCTCCCTTCCCGGGGCGGGCTCCGCCGGAATCGTCGAGGGTCTCCCGGAGGGCATGGCGCGTGATGGCTCGGGTTCGTCGGTGCTTCATGGCCTTGCTCGCCGCGGCATCGCGCTCCGTTCGTGCCGCTGTCGGCTTCGCGCCGACGCGGGCGATCTGCTGTTCAACGCGCTCAAGCGCCTCGGCGAACGCCTGCCGCTTGGTGTCGCTTCGGCTGGCGGTCACAAGCGCCGCGCCGCCGCGCGCGGAGCGCTCCTTGCGACGCTGCGAGGTGGTCTGAGTGCGCCACTTGTCCCGCATGCCGCGAAGAAGCTTGCGGCGTCGCAGCAGCTCCGCTTCGCTGGCACCCTGGAGCGCCGCGAGCGTGCTCGACTCGAGCAGGCGGTACTCGGCCGAGGTGCAGAGGGACTTCACTCTTCGAAGGGGGATGGCAGCCATGACTTCTCCAGGCAGGCGTGATGATCGAATCGGTGCAGCCCTCGGCTTTCAGACTCCGTGGGCGGACACGGCAGAGGTGGATTGTGCAGTGCACCC
This sequence is a window from Phycisphaeraceae bacterium. Protein-coding genes within it:
- a CDS encoding VWA domain-containing protein; this translates as MTGTAGSFAFLGLRFEQPLWLIGIVLAIIMVLAVAWRSGSVIEPWRWRLSSMLRLSIMVLLMAALSQPRVQWTARDHAVIVIIDDSASVPRSVASQAEEWLRRSAGVDAPPGLRVGVVSAGAAPVIRQLPAPGAEPLFSGVQADPSQTNLEEALRLALTIVPGDAATRLVLASDGNETAGEVERLAPIAAALGIPIDVLPLTYRLEREVVVESLDVPASATPGSEIRLRTLLRSATEAEGVLRIIVAGGSPEQISVPVSLRVGLNEVNTRAVVGDGGPVRARAVFEPARDEAGVSWDTRMENNEATAVTFVTPGRQRILLLTDSTDDARPLVRALQNSDMEVIEASGREAPETLAEWISFDAVVMVDQPIWSFLPQQTRDLASAVHDFGVGLLVVGGPRSFGAGGWQGSPVEGVLPVLLEPKVERQVLRGALVIVIDVSGSMSATVPGANASRIDVACDAAVAALNTLSRQDLVGVIAFAGSHSVVQPLMANSNPSRLATAIRTIRPGGGTNLFPALESAGSMLLQDRGSVRHILVVSDGETMGTVGEGIAIASTLARAGITVSAVGIAEGAGAETLRAISEAGGGNFHPVVGSEGRDAITSIFIQEANFLRRTLIAEVDPFEPAPTGLDPWITEIAPLPALEGYVVTADRGGLAEVTLRGPGGDPIAARWNHGVGRVLCFTSDASPRWASSWVRWPGFDLFWTRQVRWTAKPASRLARLDLATTPGSGLLSVDLGASLGAGEIVDGAVAIIVPQGHAAISLPLAQVSRGHFQGRVELPEAPLHLVAVRWRTGGTTHSAQAAFTARANREHRSFQDDSIPLLRVAEATGGRSLSLSQEPSPLFVPTGIAPVTRDRVIWPLLAMIAALLLVVDVAVRRLHFDGSMVDTASSMVTPTRTAAPLALRLAALQRRRAASNDPK
- the nuoH gene encoding NADH-quinone oxidoreductase subunit NuoH, encoding MLQVIVSIIVIFVMLHVILVCCAYAILLERKLSAWMQDRVGPNRVGPKGLLQPIADGLKFIMKEDYNPRGVDVALFKMAPGFIMVPAIIAFVIIPWAGMLDLSTLPFGLAERLGVEGMTVKITGADVNVGLIYLLAAASLSVYGVALGGWASNSKYSFLGGLRASAQMISYEIPMGLALLCVVLVAGTVEPYGIIESQRGQGWNLLHQPVAAIIFYACMLAESNRAPFDMAEAESELVGGYHTEYSSMKFAVFFLGEYFHMVTGAAFFTLLFLGGFSINPLPFGPDLPLEGGLGLILIQWLVVMAKVFLLIAFAMALRWTLPRFRFDQLMRLAWEGMIPAALLILSMTALFVFMGWTGWTWLGSVACVAIVYLVWPYLPRQPNPNRRIALVGSRFSPLHDGEGPAQSSDPLAFVDSPVPPTRGA
- a CDS encoding 2-amino-4-hydroxy-6-hydroxymethyldihydropteridine diphosphokinase; the protein is MGEIGADGRRQTAGCATRYRAWIALGSNLGDRRASISDALQRIDRLPGVRVVARSALHETTPVGGPAVQGLYLNAAAELLVTGDGGSATLTGHESPGDVASPAAVAVTLLNALLDIERSLGRERSPGLRNEPRTIDLDLLLMETVAEGDTGAPDGAHASDRLPHTQPAPTAVIIELPELRMPHPRLHERRFVLAPLAEIAPDLTHPTLGLAIRQLLAQLPVEVSRNPR
- the carB gene encoding carbamoyl-phosphate synthase large subunit: MPRRDDIHTILIIGSGPIVIGQGCEFDYSGTQACKALREEGYRVVLINSNPATIMTDPGFSDRTYIEPITPEAVRKILAKEQALGTPIDALLPTLGGQTALNCACRLHDEGTLKEFGVELIGANRAAIQRAEDREEFRAIVERLGLKQPPSRTVTNLDDARAFLQEIGLPAIIRPAFTLGGTGGGIAYNLEEFEEIVRRGIAASMIGQVLIDKSVLGWKEYELEVVRDKRDNCIIVCGIENIDAMGVHTGDSITVAPIMTLTDKEYQRMRDAAFAIMRAVGVETGGSNVQFAINPKDGEMVVVEMNPRVSRSSALASKATGFPIAKIAAKLAVGYTLDELRNDITGNTSACFEPSIDYVVVKMPRWTFEKFPEADETLTTQMKSVGEAMSIGRTFKEALQKAIRSMEVKRFGFGLDRHDKWLEARRPSGDGAAATPEGEPIFPIPEAKLVRKLSVPSQGRLSYIRYALKMGWSIERIHELSGVDPWFLDQMAQLVEFEDELTRHAKLEDLPKETLFEAKALGYSDAQLANLYLGEITPDTILRVRAHRQALGIEPVYKLVDTCAAEFEAVTPYYYSTYERPFAPGAEVGSERSASSKGRGHAAPGTPAADDEVRRTDRPKVVILGGGPNRIGQGIEFDYCCCQAAFACRDMGFESVMINSNPETVSTDYDTSDLLFFEPLTLEDVLNVVERLNGGGPGKSDRPGRVVGCIVQFGGQTPLNLAHGLAKAGVPLLGTGLDSIDLAEDRDRFKALLHDVGFRQPEAGIARSLDEAVRIAGDIGYPVLVRPSYVLGGRGMETCFDEASLRRYMTSAVNVSELKDAPVLIDRFLSDAIEVDVDVVADFEPHEGTRSALVPQRSPKPRAVVCGVMEHIEEAGIHSGDSTCTTPPYSLPPAMVKRIREQAMELARKLRVRGLMNVQMAVKDESLYILEVNPRASRTAPFISKAKGVPFARLAAQAMMGATLDELGVKEVTGTGFFAVKESVFPFTKFPGVDVILGPEMRSTGEVMGADRSLPVAFAKAQAATGVFLPTSGNVFLSVRSEDKAQVVDVARSLLSMGFKVFATSGTHAELENFGVETTVIAKISEGTRPNVLDKVRSGEINLILNTPTRKGGNTDEGIIRASAVRSGIPIVTTIAGMRAAVQAISALRQGRWDVSAVQDYFPALARPRAAPAAAGRDPARV
- a CDS encoding choice-of-anchor E domain-containing protein, which encodes MKKILALGSMLAISAAASADIQISSATFGPSSVPFGGVVALDKFDDNGGLHVLKSITFIYDVSMRASVIAESFAGPQVITVGVSGSTNASDGLLFNLGGGIFETADSPVLNDGDIYDFGTIKGIFLDSFSTANAIFFPLYTGAGQTFDVNYSGTGIFGIVGGGNAILDIFDFEAEGTISVIYDYNVIPAPGALALVGLAGLVARRRRN